DNA from Gambusia affinis linkage group LG06, SWU_Gaff_1.0, whole genome shotgun sequence:
CAGTCCAATTTAGTCTCATTTACTCTGAGAAACTCTTCAGTAGGTCATGCAATGGGAGCACAAGTCCTGAGgagcattaaaataatttaaaaaagaaaataaaattatgtgtcGATCAGTTCTAAGCACCGGCATGATTATCAAAATGTATACCcaaacaatcaataaaaataaaataagtgtcACAGAAGTAACAAACTCCCTTTGATAATAAAATCcacacaaaaaaggaaagctACTTTGTTGATCCCACTTGCCttttaagaaattttattatacttttttttagttctttggTTTTTAGTCCATATATTATTGGGTCCAAGAATGGTGGAAAGATCAGAATAGATACCCCACAAGCCCTTCTCAGAAAAGGGGACACGTTCTGAAAGCGATGAGAGACGATTGTAAAGGCACTATTAATTTGCAGGACTAAAAAAACGACTAAATGGGTTCCACATGTTTGAAACGCTTTTTTCCTGCTGTCAGTGTTATTATTCATAATGCATGTACGCAAAATCTGCGCATATGTGTAAGCTATTATTAACAATGGACCTCCATTAAGCAGGCATGTTATGAATAGTCCATAATAGTTGCTTACACGGTTGTCCCCGCAGGACATTGTTTGAAACGATGGATTGTTGCAATACAGATCTTCAATATTTGTCCTACAAAGGTTAAACCGTAAAGTTAAAGCAAACAGAACAGCCATAACTACGAAAACTAAAAACCATGTAAGAAAGATTAATCTGATAACAAAATTTGTAGTCATGATAGTATTATACTTAAGTGGATTGCATATTGCAACGTATCTGTCATATGCCATAACACTTAATATCAGAAGGTTTCCACCACCATACAGATGAATGAGAAAAGCTTGAGTTATACATGCAGAACTGGAGATAATTCTGTTCTGTgtcaaaatgctgaaaacaaGCTGAGGGAAAAAACTTGATGCACCGAGAATGTCACTAATGGGCAGATTAATAAGCAGGAGAAACATAGGTGTATGTAGCCTTTTACTCACTGCAATTGTCAATACGACCAGTGAATTGCAGAATATAATAAAAAGATAGGTAAGTGTTCCAAATATAAACGCTGGATAAATAAGGGTTGGAGGTAAGCCCAGGGTTGCCAGTATAAAAAAATTCACTGAAGATGAATTGGCAGACATGTCtcttatattttttcttctggtgTCACTGCTGTTGCGAAGAATTGCAGCCTTTATCATTCCAGATGATGTGGTATTTCgacctgaaataataaaaaaaaacatttaaagcaaaacctGCATTCAGTGAAATGTTTAACACCTATGAGTTCTTACCCTTTGCAGTCCGTCTTGTCATGCTCACCAGTTCTGTCATGGAAATTGTTTGCCTTTTATATAAGCCGCAGGCGACCCATGAGAGCATGTGTGAGATTAAAGACGTGTCgctaaaaataacatcaaataCAGACACCTAAACAAATcatgacatccatccatccatccattatctagcatgcttatccttgcagggtcaCAAAGGTTTCAAATCATGACAAAACAATGGATACAATGAATACCTTATTATCAAGAACTTTGGCacagatgaaatattttatttatttactcaattATCCCTAAGAAGGCAACATGTTCTGAAGCAAGTCTTTTATGCGTCATTcatgtaaacatatttaattaaaccAGCAAAGTATTACATGTGTTAATGTGCCTTCTTGGTGATACATATAACAGAAGAAaccaaatttgattttgttaaaatgttgcttaaagattttatatttctatgtCTTTCGTCACGTAAATGTGTTTGTATGGCACATTTACTACAAGGCAGTTTAACCTGCTATATATGatgaaaataacagaataacCATTTATGTTGGAAACAGCAAACAAGCCACTGACATCACTTTGTATCAAATATTattatcaaaatcatcaagagTGATCATCATCAAACATTGAAAAGAAGACTAAAATTAGTCAAAATTAGTCAATGTTTTGGTTATTATTAAGCCAAGACAACTATAATCAGCTGGGTTTATAGCCTTGATTAAAAACCAAGATATTTTACGAccttttctggacgtttgttcctTATTAGTgacacataaaaactgaatgctgtttctctgtgtttaatTCTGACTTTGGGATTGCAGAGTAGTTTTGAACCAGAAAATCAGGTTGATACAGTGACAAgagatttttaatgtattttgtttccaAGCCATTCAGTCAAACTAACAAAAGTATTCTAAAGTCTGTTCTCCAAACTACAGTGAACCAGTGTAGGGACTGGGTTGATGTGCTTTATTTTCCTAGTTGTAGAACATGAGCAGCACCGTTCTATATCAGCTACAGCTGTCTGACTTTTTCAACAGACCTGTGATCAATTCAAGTGATCAGTAATCATTTAAACTAAAGACAAGATGCGTTTCTAACAATCTTATTGGGACAATAGTAATGCTAGAAgtctgactttgtaactgtctttatgtgtctatgaatgttcaggtctgagtccatcacTCCACCCAGATTCCAGAGCAGATCACTAGTTTCTATCTTTAGTAATTGAAGCTGCTGACTCttgattgttcctctttaggttcAAAGATAAACTGAACTTTGGGGTACCCGACATGTGACTAATGTCTGCTCCAATGAGCAGTTACCTATTGATAAAGAAGAAAGTTGAAAACTTGAATCAGTGTACCACAGAATCCAGCCCAGCTCTCTGGTCATTTCAATAATATGTCACGGTCAATCGTGTCAAATGTTGCGCTGAGGTCCAACTGTGGTTCTTCCATAGTCtgtatttatttggaaatcaCTGAACACCTTGAGAAGGGCAGTACTGTGGTGAGAAACCAAAACCTTtggcattttgtattttaacaatCAGCATAATTATCTGGCATTAACATAAGAAACCAACAGTCCATATTACATAAAAGCAACAGACACAGTATTTACTTCCCAGAAGATGTAGAGCTTTAACTTGCAAGTATCACATGTTTTATAACAGAAGCTGAAAGACTAATATGGATAAAACAGATCAGCTTTGCTGTATTTGGTTTAACCTTCATGTCTTGTTGAAAGTGTAACTCTCTTTCACTCTTGCTGACTAAATCAACTGTTTGTGTGTTAACATTCGCTTTTTAGTCATTTGCTCTGTTTGGAAAAAGaagattggatttttttagttttgaaggGCAAGTCACCAGACAGAGCCAGTCAAACTGTATGCATTCCTTGAATTACATTTTCTATGTGAAAATTACTGTATTTTGAAAGAACTCTCTTCTGCAGTGTAAATCCACGAGAGCATAtgacataattttatttctttagattttagtCTACTTGACAAAATACTAATTTAGATTTTTCGATCATGATTCAGTATCATTTCAAATGTGTATTGAGTTTCAGGGCCTAATTTCACCTCAAGAACAAAACTGTAATGACCCACAATGTGAACCTTTTTGTAGGGATCTGGAGTAATCAGTgtattagaaaaaaagaaaagatggtgACCTTGAACTTTTTAGAAAGTCAGTTTTTACTATAGCATCatcatatttgacattttgtttatttacattcttttgtttaaaacacacAGCTTTCTTTTATATGAAAAACTTAAATGGTACaaacaatattgaaaaataatatttgggAGTAGTCCATTTTAGATGTTTCATATATAATAATTTCAAAGATCTTAAGTAAATTGTGGACAAAACCACTCATAATTTACAGAGCCAGTAAAAATTGTACATGTAACTAAACATTTTACAGGTCACCATAGTTTTCAGTTCTATATAATAAACCTTTGTTCATGGTATCATATCAAGATTGTAAATTGCAAACCTAATAAACCACAAGAAATTTTGATTcaaaaaacatgacacttcccaCAAAATACCTTCTCCAATCAAGAGTAAAAGGAAAACGTTTTCATacacagtaataaaaacattgtgtttttattatggaCTTAcgaaaacataataaactatggatttattatgagtcatTCACATCatgtttctgattgtttttccaCACGATGTAGGTTTAGATTTCTGCCTTGTTAAATTTGTGACTTTTACCATATACAAGATTAGTAAAAGAAAGTATCTGAGTGAAATTCAAAAAGATATTCTGCTCTTGAAGACACTCAGAAAGGTTCTACGTATTTCACTGGTATATAGGCCATACACAATAGGGTTAATAAGTGGaggtaaaataaacattagcatCCCCATTACCTTTTGTAAGTCAGGGGAAATATCTTTGAACCTATGCGATAAAACAGTGAAAGTTCCTGCAATCTCAAACATGACAAGAATAACCACCTGTGCAACACATGTGTTCACTGCTTTTGCCTTTGCATCAGATTGCTTCCTACTCAAACATGCAACCAGAATTTTAAAGTAAGAATAGGCCTGAATAGACATACTTAGAACTTGTATGAAAACTGTGATAAATAGCCCAATTATGTTGTTGAGAATTAAGTTCCCACACGTGAGCTTCAGGAGAGACGGGTTGTCACAAAATACATTCAGTATTACAGATCTGCACCTGGTCAGCCCGGACTGAAGAGAAAATAGTGACAGGATACAAACAAAGTCAGAACTCCATACCAGGAAAATAATAAGAGCAACAATCCTTGGAGTCATGACAGAGCTGTAACGTAATGGCATACAGATGGCAATGTAACGATCAAACGCCATTGCTGcaagaacaaacaaaattcCACCGGCGCACATGTGCAGAAGAAAAGCTTGCAGAACACAGAGCGGATAGGAAACTTCCTGAGTCTCTGTAACAatatttgaaagtatttttggaAGCATGGCAGTTATTCCTATTAGATCATTCACCGGCAGACTAATCAAGATAAAATACATAGGCTTGTGAAGGTTTTTCTTCAGAATAATCAAAGATATCAGAGTCAGGTTGCATGACATTCCAAACAAGTAAATGACTAGAcccaaaaaaaatattggataCTTTCCTCCAGGTGGAATAAAAAATGTCTCCAGTGTTAGTGGAGAACTTATTCCAAATGAGCTGTTTTTCATCTTAATAAGATTGATCGCGATAGAAAACAATCATCTATACTCATTACTGGAAATCAAGCCAGAATTTGGAGAAGTAACAGCTGACACACTTCATTTTTCACTAAATGGCAGGTTGGACTGGTGATGACTGCCGTGCATcgcttgttttattgtttgccACTTCCTCGTTTCCATCACTATTTACCTCAGGGATTATCAGTGGCTTTGCAGGATAAACAATAACGTGACAATTGAAATGCTTCAGATCGGCACTTCTCCAACTCTTTAGAACAAGGATTACTTCAGCAAGCATCTTTTCATGTATCTCCAGTCTGgtagactttttttaaacagcagaagCACAAATCTACATCGGTACTACATGGTCTATTATAGGATGCAATTTATACAGAGTCAAAACCTTTTATAGTTTTGACCTCAGAAGCTTAAATGTCCAAGTTTCTTGtggaaaaagcagcagaactAATCTTCTGAAGTCAGAGTTGCAAGTGGGAAACTTCAAAGTCAAACCTGACTGCCCTGTAGGCAGAAAGCTGCTTATagaccaaacaaacaaagctgaCAATTTTTGCTCCTTAATAGTGCATTATTCTTATTACactattaaaatttgtttaaaaagttttctaatgaagggctgcacagtggcgcagttggtagagctgttgccttgcagcaagaaggtcctgggttcgattcccggccggggatctttctgcatggagtttgcatgttctccctgtgcatgcgtgagttctctccgggttctccggcttcctcccacagtccaaaaacatgactgtcaggttaattggtttctctaaattctccctaggtgtgagtgtgcgtgtgcatggttgtttgtcttgtatgtctttgtgttgccctgcgacagactggcgacctgtccagggtgtaccctgcctctcgcccggaacgcagctggagataggcaccagcaaccctcccgaccccatttagggaagaagggtgtccatggatggatggatgaaagttTTCTAATGAATCCCTGCATATTACAGCATTTACTCCTCCTGGACCAGCATGTGTTGCTTGCGCTGTGCCATTTACTTTACAGCAGATTATTACAGTGTCCAAAGTGAGGCCCTCTGAAGGATTATGAGTGACCCTCAATTCTAGAAAGATGCAAATCTGACCTGCAAGCACAAGTGTTTGATTCAGATGGacact
Protein-coding regions in this window:
- the LOC122833050 gene encoding olfactory receptor 52J3-like, with translation MKNSSFGISSPLTLETFFIPPGGKYPIFFLGLVIYLFGMSCNLTLISLIILKKNLHKPMYFILISLPVNDLIGITAMLPKILSNIVTETQEVSYPLCVLQAFLLHMCAGGILFVLAAMAFDRYIAICMPLRYSSVMTPRIVALIIFLVWSSDFVCILSLFSLQSGLTRCRSVILNVFCDNPSLLKLTCGNLILNNIIGLFITVFIQVLSMSIQAYSYFKILVACLSRKQSDAKAKAVNTCVAQVVILVMFEIAGTFTVLSHRFKDISPDLQKVMGMLMFILPPLINPIVYGLYTSEIRRTFLSVFKSRISF
- the LOC122832559 gene encoding putative gustatory receptor clone PTE03 — its product is MSANSSSVNFFILATLGLPPTLIYPAFIFGTLTYLFIIFCNSLVVLTIAVSKRLHTPMFLLLINLPISDILGASSFFPQLVFSILTQNRIISSSACITQAFLIHLYGGGNLLILSVMAYDRYVAICNPLKYNTIMTTNFVIRLIFLTWFLVFVVMAVLFALTLRFNLCRTNIEDLYCNNPSFQTMSCGDNRVSNYYGLFITCLLNGGPLLIIAYTYAQILRTCIMNNNTDSRKKAFQTCGTHLVVFLVLQINSAFTIVSHRFQNVSPFLRRACGVSILIFPPFLDPIIYGLKTKELKKSIIKFLKRQVGSTK